The following are encoded together in the Malaya genurostris strain Urasoe2022 chromosome 3, Malgen_1.1, whole genome shotgun sequence genome:
- the LOC131435254 gene encoding diacylglycerol kinase epsilon-like has protein sequence MMEYTFNLFLTVFAILGGVWLAGRFVLKEDVVYIPDGKRRHAWKSVKLLNRSCFCSICEILMSSNGLFCENCGVCSDNGCVRKADVEFRCKELRIRTRADDGRESRHLWVKGNVPLGSECCVCSEDIDQISEPGLYGQRCAWCQRASHDKCFSEISGTLCDFGEFKSMIFPPKCVLASRSKGALKVHLTGIVPPEWKDQWKPLIVIANSKSGSSGASEIVANLRGILHPLQVLELSHGPQEALQWAIFAAPATCRILVAGGDGTVDWVLNTILQMRVEPQPEVAILPLGTGNDLSRVLGWGAEGPDVFNPVDYLRKIQKAQPIKLDRWLMEIAVHHHGRFHVPRFHFRRSVFVYNYFSIGVDALVTLNFHKARESSLYLYSSRFINKALYLCFGTHQVVQQDCVDLEKKVELFLDDVKIDLPELQSIVVLNIDSWGAGVKLWEMSRDSPHHGGTIRETHSISDGILEVFGVVSSFHIAQLQVGLSKPVRLGQARSVKLRTYSTLPVQADGEPWMQSPCDININHCGQATMLRNTSQ, from the exons ATGATGGAATATACATTTAATTTGTTCCTAACAGTGTTTGCTATACTGGGAGGAGTCTGGCTGGCTGGTCGTTTTGTTCTGAAAGAAGATGTTGTTTACATTCCGGATGGAAAACGGCGGCATGCATGGAAGTCGGTGAAGTTGCTAAATCGTTCCTGTTTTTGTTCGATTTGCGAAATATTGATGTCATCGAATGGTTTGTTTTGCGAAAACTGCGGCGTATGTTCTGACAACGGTTGTGTTCGCAAGGCTGATGTTGAGTTTCGCTGCAAGGAGCTTCGGATTCGAACCCGAGCGGATGATGGACGAGAAAGTCGACACTTGTGGGTGAAAGGAAATGTTCCGCTTGGATCAGAGTGTTGTGTTTGTTCGGAGGATATAGATCAAATCAGTGAACCGGGTCTATACGGGCAGCGCTGTGCCTGGTGTCAGCGTGCCTCGCACGATAAATGTTTCAGCGAGATATCCGGTACGTTATGCGATTTTGGAGAGTTCAAAAGCATGATTTTCCCACCAAAGTGTGTTTTGGCCTCACGTAGTAAAGGGGCTCTAAAGGTTCATCTGACTGGTATAGTCCCGCCAGAGTGGAAGGATCAATGGAAACCGTTGATTGTGATCG CAAATTCGAAATCTGGCAGCAGTGGAGCATCGGAAATAGTTGCTAATTTGAGAGGAATTCTGCACCCACTGCAGGTGTTGGAATTATCTCATGGACCACAGGAAGCTCTGCAGTGGGCGATTTTTGCTGCCCCAGCTACCTGTAGAATTTTGGTAGCAGGTGGCGACGGTACCGTCGATTGGGTACTCAACACAATTCTGCAGATGCGTGTTGAACCTCAACCGGAGGTGGCGATTCTGCCGTTGGGAACCGGTAATGATCTTTCGCGTGTTCTTGGCTGGGGTGCGGAAGGCCCGGACGTGTTCAATCCTGTTGACTATTTGCGTAAGATTCAGAAGGCGCAACCGATCAAATTGGATCGTTGGTTGATGGAAATTGCCGTTCATCACCATGGCCGATTTCACGTTCCCCGATTCCATTTTAGACGAAGTGTGTTCGTGTACAACTATTTCAGCATAGGAGTTGATGCTTTGGTGACATTGAATTTCCATAAGGCTCGCGAGAGTTCACTTTATCTTTATAGTAGCAGATTTATCAATAAG GCTTTGTATCTTTGCTTTGGAACCCATCAGGTTGTTCAACAGGATTGCGTCGATTTGGAGAAAAAAGTTGAACTTTTCCTAGACGATGTAAAAATTGATTTGCCGGAATTGCAATCCATTGTCGTACTTAACATTGACTCTTGGGGTGCTGGTGTCAAactttggg AAATGAGTCGTGACTCACCTCATCACGGAGGAACTATACGGGAAACACATAGCATTTCGGATGGCATTTTGGAAGTTTTCGGTGTTGTGTCGTCGTTTCACATTGCCCAGCTTCAGGTTGGACTGAGTAAACCCGTACGATTAGGTCAAGCCCGCAGTGTGAAACTTCGTACCTACAGCACACTACCAGTACAAGCAGACGGCGAACCATGGATGCAATCGCCCTGTGATATTAACATTAATCATTGCGGTCAGGCAACAATGCTCCGCAATACATCCCAGTGA